From a single Pieris napi chromosome 7, ilPieNapi1.2, whole genome shotgun sequence genomic region:
- the LOC125051296 gene encoding cell wall protein DAN4-like: protein MAAEQETNIKFVQEIEKHACLYNYKLPEYMRKNIIDKTWAEIGNKFQITGSEAKEKWKNLRSVFVRHLKPAKSGAGTAQKKPYYLADYMQFTVPFIKTAGKPSGNLKETIEPQTPDLELCEQTQFTENVPTSTQPISQQQSSLPSTSTNTQPISQQQSSLPSTSTSTQPISQQQSSLPSTSTSTQPISQQQLPPPPPSTNNKKKRKKLKPSKTFQLILNLNNLKF, encoded by the exons ATGGCGGCGGAGcaagaaacaaatattaagtttGTACAAGAAATTGAAAAACATGCTTGTTTATATAACTACAAACTACCTGAATACAtgcgaaaaaatataatagacaaGACTTGGGCAGAAATTGGGaacaaatttcaaataacag GATCAGAAGCTAAAGAAAAGTGGAAAAATCTACGTAGTGTTTTTGTTCGCCACTTGAAACCGGCCAAAAGTGGAGCAGGTACTGCACAAAAAAAACCATACTACTTAGCAGACTATATGCAATTTACTGTACCCTTCATAAAAACAGCAGGAAAACCATCAGGAAATTTGAAAGAGACGATAGAACCACAGACACCTGATCTTGAACTATGTGAACAAACACAGTTCACAGAAAATGTACCTACAAGCACTCAACCAATCTCGCAACAGCAATCATCTCTTCCTTCTACTAGTACAAACACTCAACCAATCTCGCAACAGCAATCATCTCTTCCTTCTACTAGTACAAGCACTCAACCAATCTCGCAACAGCAATCATCTCTTCCTTCTACTAGTACAAGCACTCAACCAATCTCGCAACAGCAATTACCACCACCACCACCatcaacaaataataaaaaaaaacggaaGAAACTCAAGCCGAGCAAGACATTTcagcttattttaaatttaaacaatctaaaattctag